The DNA sequence TCTTCCGCGCCTTCACTTAATTTCGCAACGGTCTCCACCGGAAGGCCGTGGTTGCGTAAAAACTGCGCGGTACCGACAGTCGCTACCAAACGGTAGCCGAGTCGCCCGAGCCGCTTGACGAGTGGGAGGACATCCTGCTTGTCCTTGTCCGCGACGGTGACGAGTACCGTCCCTTCGCGTGGCACGGTGAGGCCAGCTGAGGCGAAACCTTTATACAGCGCCCGCGGAAACGTTGCATCTCGGCCCATCACTTCACCCGTCGATTTCATTTCCGGACCTAACGTTACCTCGACGTCTGACAGTTTGGCAAACGAGAACACAGGAACCTTAACAGCAACTATCTCCCCTTCCGGCCACAACCCAGGCGCTAAGCCGAGCGTGGACAGTGTGTCACCTAACATGATGTTCGTCGCTAAGCGCGCCAGCGGAAGTCCCGTCACTTTACTCAAAAAAGGCACTGTCCGCGAAGCGCGCGGATTGACCTCGATCACGTACAGCTCGTCCTCGTAACTGACAAACTGGATGTTCAGCAGGCCGCGCACGTCTAACGCCCGGGCAATGCGCGTCGTTACTGCAACGACTTCTTCTTTTTCCTGATCACTAAGCGATTGCGTGGGATAGACGGCAATCGAGTCGCCGGAATGCACGCCCGCCCGTTCGAGGTGCTCCATGATGCCGGGAACGAGAACGTTTTCTCCGTCGCACAAGGCGTCGACTTCAATTTCTTTCCCCCGTACATAGCGGTCGATTAAGACAGGTTGGTCCGGATTGACCGCAACTGCTTCTTGCAAATACGTGGCGAGTTCGTCGTCACTGTACACGATTTGCATCGCCCGTCCACCGAGCACGTACGACGGGCGTACGAGCACCGGAAAACCTAGCGTATTCGCCCGGCTATGTGCCTCTTGTACCGAATTCACGGTCACCCCGCGCGGGCGGCGAATGTGTAACCCGGCGAGTAATTCCTCAAATTGTTCGCGGTCTTCTGCCCGGCTGATATTCGCCATCGTCGTCCCTAAAATCGGGATTCCGAGGCAGTCGAGTTCTCGCGCCAAGTTAAGCGATGTTTGTCCCCCGAATTGGACGACGACGCCGAGTGGCTGCTCGTGGTTGACGACGGCGAGCACGTCTTCGATGTCCAGCGGCTCAAAGTAGAGTCGGTCGGAAATGTCAAAGTCTGTAGATACTGTTTCCGGGTTGTTGTTAATGATGACCGCTTCGTATCCGGCCTCGCGTATCGCTTGCACCGCGTGTACCGTCGCATAGTCAAATTCGATCCCTTGTCCGATGCGAATCGGCCCGCTACCGAGGACGATGACAGGCGGCTTTCCGTCTCTCCGGCCCTCTGCTAGCACGCCTTCCGCAGCCGAGCCTCCGACGTTCGCTTCCACTGTCACACCGACCGCTTCTGCCATCGCGCTGTCTACTGCCTCCGTCACGCGATCCGTTCCCGTCGCGCTGTCAACTTCCGCTTTTATACCGTCCGCCTTCGCCATCGCGCCATCCGCTGCCGACTCCCGCTCCGCAGCAAACGTGCGGTATAAGTACGGACTTTGTACCCCAAAGCGGTTTAAGCACGTGTCAACCTGCTTAAACGTCGGACGGATGCGCCATTTGCAAGACAACGCACGTACCTCATCAATTGTACACCCTTGGAAAGCAGCAATCGTCGCATCGCTGAATCCCATGCTTTTTGCTTCCATGAGTAATTCCCGCTGTAGCGGTCTCTCTGTCAACCGCTGCTCGAGTGCGACGAGCCGCGCTAGCTCCCCCAGGAAAAAGTGGTCAATCGCCGTGAGGGCGTGAAGGTGCTCGACCGTGTAGCCGCGCCGCAACGCTTCCGTCAAGGCAAACAGCCGCATGTCATGTGCCTCGCACACGCGCTCTTCGAGCGCCGCACCGTCTAACGCCGCATATGCTGGCAATTGCAAGCCACTCACCTCCAGTTCGAGGGAGCGAACCGCTTTTTGCAACGATTCAGCAAATGTCGCCCCGAGTGCCATCACTTCTCCTGTCGCCTTCATTTGCGTCCCTAAACGACGCTCTGCAGCCGGAAACTTATCAAACGGCCAGCGCGGGATTTTCGTGACGACGTAGTCGAGCTCGGGTTCAAACAGTGCCGCCTTTTGCCCTGCGACTGGGCGTACGATTTCCGCGAGCGTGTAGCCGAGAGCGATTAAAGAGGAAACTTTCGCAATCGGATAACCAGTCGCTTTCGAAGCGAGCGCGCTCGAACGGCTGACGCGCGGATTCACTTCTATGACGTAATAGTTGCCGTCGTTCGGGTCAAACGCGTACTGCACATTGCAGCCACCTTCGATTTGCAATTTGCGAATGATGGCAAACGACGCTTCTTTAAGCCGCGCGAGGTCGTCCGCAGCTAGCGTGAGCGCCGGGGCGACGACGATGCTGTCGCCGGTGTGCACGCCGACCGGATCGACGTTTTCCATGTGACACACCGCGACACAGTTGTCGTCCCGGTCGCGGATGACTTCAAACTCGATTTCCTTATATCCGGCGACACTTTGTTCGACGAGCGCCTGACCAATTGGACTGTACGTCAGCGCTCCTTCCATAATTTCTAGGAGCTCATCCTCTGAATCAGCGATACCACCGCCTGTGCCGCCGAGCGTAAACGCCGGTCGTACGATGACTGGATAGCCGCTCTTTGCGGCAAACTGCACCGCTTCTTCCGCCGTGTGCACAATGGCGCTCTCCGGGATCGGCTGGCCGATGTCGAGCATGAGCGAGCGGAACCGTTCGCGGTCTTCTGCCCCTTGAATGGCGTCGAGGTCCGTCCCTAACAAGCGGACACCTTCCCGCTTAAGCACACCGCTTTCCGCTAATTCGACCGCGAGGTTGAGCGCCGTCTGCCCCCCGAGAGTCGGCAAAATGCCGTCCGGGCGTTCTTTGCGAATGATGTGGGCGAGAAATTGCGTCGTCAGCGGTTCGACGTAGACGCGGTCGGCCGTATCCGGATCGGTCATAATCGTTGCCGGGTTGCTATTCGCCAGCACCACTTCGACCCCCGCCTGCTTCAATGCCCGACACGCTTGTGTCCCGGCATAGTCAAATTCTGCGGCTTGTCCGATCACGATCGGTCCTGAGCCGATGACGAGCACTTTCTTAATATGAGGAAATTTTGGCACTCAAACCTCTCCTTTACGTTGTTCGTGTTGTCGTGACGTTTTTAGAAGCGCCGCGTCGTAGACGATCTCTCCGTCCACCATCGTCCATACCGGCCACCCTTGCAGTTCCCAATCGGCAAACGGGGTGTTTTCGCTTTTGCTGTAAAACGTGCTAGCATCGACGCGGGCACATCTTTTTAAGTCGACGAGTGTCAAATCGGCAACGGCTCCTACGCGCACGTGCCCCCCTGGGAGGCCAAACCGTTCAGCCGGAATCGTACTCATGCGCTGCACGAGTTGTTCTAGCGCCAGTACACCCGTCTTGACGAGGCGGGTATACAGGAGCGGAAACGCCGTTTCCAGCCCGACGATCCCGAACGGCGCCTGCCGGAAGCCACGCGCTTTTTCCGCTGTTTCGTGCGGCGCGTGATCGGTCGCGATCATGTCGATCGTCCCGTCCAACAGTGCAGCGATCAAGGCGGCGCGATCTTCCGCGGCACGCAGTGGCGGATTCATTTTGTAACGCGCGTCGTCGCCAGGAATGTCCGCTTCCGTCAACACGAGATGGTGCGGTGTCACTTCGGCAGTAATGTGCACACCGTACTGCTTGGCGGCGCGAATTGCCGCTACTGAGGCCGCGCTACTGACGTGGCACACGTGATAATGTACCCCCGTCCGCGCAGCGAGGACAGCGTCGCGCGCGACGTGAGCGGCTTCCGCTTCCCCGGGGATAGCCGGCAGATTCAGTCGCTTCGCTACCTCGCCGTCGTGTACGACGCCGTCTCCGGCGAGAGAATTGTCCTCGCAGTGTGCGACGAGCGGCAATCCTGTAGCCCGTGCCTGTTCCATTGCTTGCATCATTTTTTGCGCCGATTGCACCCCGACGCCGTCGTCCGTGAGCGCGAAGGCGCCCGCCCGTTTGAGCCCACCGCAGTCAGTTAGCGCCTCCCCCGCGAGACCGTGCGTAATCGCTGCGTAAAAGAGCACCTTCACGACGGCATCACGATCCGCTTGCTCCACCTGTTCACGAATTTTTTGTGGCGTATCCGTCACTGGCGACGTGTTCGGCATCGCGGCAATCGTCGTAAAACCGCCGCGCGCCGCCGCCCGACTACCGCTGGCGATCGTTTCTTTCGCTGTAAATCCTGGCTCGCGCAAATGGACGTGTACGTCGATCAATCCCGGGAGTAACGTCAGTCCTTCCGCAGCGACGAATTCTGTCCCGCGTACGTCTAATCGGTTGCCGATCGCCGCAATGACGCCGTTTTGTACGTGCACATCGACACGCCGCCACTTGCCCTCTAAATAACAGTTAGCTTGCTTGATGAGAACGTCCACGAACAACTTCCCCTTTCTCCACGCCTGATTTATTCGTCTCACTCATCCCACTCGTCCCGCTCATCCTACTCATATCACTTATCCCACCCATGACACTCATCCCACTCGTGTCACTTATCGATTCACTTGCGCCATTCCTTGTACCGTCATCTACTACAGTCCCATACAGGACGTACTCGAGCACCGCCATCCGTACAAACACCCCATTTTGCACTTGTGACGCAATGCGCGAACGCGGGTGTTCGACTACCGCCCCATCGATCTCAATGCCGCGATTAACTGGACCGGGGTGCATCACGATCGCCTGTGGCTGTAGTAACTCCATGCGCCGCTCCGTCAAACCGTACTGCCACATATAGTCGTCTAACTCCCACTTTAGTTCACTCTCTAGCCGCTCGCGTTGAATGCGCAGCATCATGACGACATCCGCTTCGCGCAGTGCGCGCTCAAACGGCACGTAAGGGGCAAGCCGTTCTAACCGTTTATCGCGAAACACATCCGGCCCGCTGACGACCGGTCGTGCGCCGAGGCGCTTGAGCCCGTACACGTTGGAGCGGGCGACGCGGCTATGGCGAATGTCGCCGACGATGGCCACAGTGAGCCCCTCTAGACTGCCAAACGTTTGCCGCATCGTCAGCCAGTCGAGTAACGCTTGTGTCGGATGGGCACACGTTCCATTCCCCGCATTCACTAACCGCATGTGCAACTTGCCGCGCAACGCGTCAAACACGTCATTGTGTTGGTGGCGGATGACCGCCGTATCGACTCCCATCGCCTCAAGTGTCCGCAAGGTGTCCCACAAACTTTCCCCTTTAGTTACACTGGAAACATCCGCGTCAAAGTAGAGCACATCCATGCCGAGACGCTTCGCCGCCAGTTCGAACGAACAGCGCGTACGCGTACTCGGTTCGTAAAAGAGCTGCACCATCACTTTTCCTTTTAGACGATCACTGTACGCCCCTAGCGGTGCCCGAGCCATTTGGTCGGCCCGCTCTAAAATGGCGTTAATCGCCTCAGTAGACAATTCGTCAACCGTCAGTAAAGATGTCGATTGCACAAGCGTTCCCTCCCGTAAAAAAAACTCCCTGCGCAAGGCCGCAAGGAGCTAGGCGGTCGGACAGACCGCATACAGACACGCCTTGCCGGCCTCACGGAACCAGTTTAAAGACGACTTCATTTCGTTATTATTTGGATTGACCTTTAGCATCGTTAAGTTGACAATTTGTGTCCGTTTAGCCTACGTTTAGCAACGGTAAATGGACGATTAGTTTCAGCTTTGCCCACGTTTAGCAACGGTAACTAGACGATGCGTTTCGGCTTTGCCCACGTCTCCTTCGCTATTGTGAGCGATAAGCTACGGTTACGATGCTTGGCTCGACGCCGAACGCGGTTGTGCGTCCAACCCATCGGCCGCCTCC is a window from the Numidum massiliense genome containing:
- the carB gene encoding carbamoyl-phosphate synthase large subunit, whose translation is MPKFPHIKKVLVIGSGPIVIGQAAEFDYAGTQACRALKQAGVEVVLANSNPATIMTDPDTADRVYVEPLTTQFLAHIIRKERPDGILPTLGGQTALNLAVELAESGVLKREGVRLLGTDLDAIQGAEDRERFRSLMLDIGQPIPESAIVHTAEEAVQFAAKSGYPVIVRPAFTLGGTGGGIADSEDELLEIMEGALTYSPIGQALVEQSVAGYKEIEFEVIRDRDDNCVAVCHMENVDPVGVHTGDSIVVAPALTLAADDLARLKEASFAIIRKLQIEGGCNVQYAFDPNDGNYYVIEVNPRVSRSSALASKATGYPIAKVSSLIALGYTLAEIVRPVAGQKAALFEPELDYVVTKIPRWPFDKFPAAERRLGTQMKATGEVMALGATFAESLQKAVRSLELEVSGLQLPAYAALDGAALEERVCEAHDMRLFALTEALRRGYTVEHLHALTAIDHFFLGELARLVALEQRLTERPLQRELLMEAKSMGFSDATIAAFQGCTIDEVRALSCKWRIRPTFKQVDTCLNRFGVQSPYLYRTFAAERESAADGAMAKADGIKAEVDSATGTDRVTEAVDSAMAEAVGVTVEANVGGSAAEGVLAEGRRDGKPPVIVLGSGPIRIGQGIEFDYATVHAVQAIREAGYEAVIINNNPETVSTDFDISDRLYFEPLDIEDVLAVVNHEQPLGVVVQFGGQTSLNLARELDCLGIPILGTTMANISRAEDREQFEELLAGLHIRRPRGVTVNSVQEAHSRANTLGFPVLVRPSYVLGGRAMQIVYSDDELATYLQEAVAVNPDQPVLIDRYVRGKEIEVDALCDGENVLVPGIMEHLERAGVHSGDSIAVYPTQSLSDQEKEEVVAVTTRIARALDVRGLLNIQFVSYEDELYVIEVNPRASRTVPFLSKVTGLPLARLATNIMLGDTLSTLGLAPGLWPEGEIVAVKVPVFSFAKLSDVEVTLGPEMKSTGEVMGRDATFPRALYKGFASAGLTVPREGTVLVTVADKDKQDVLPLVKRLGRLGYRLVATVGTAQFLRNHGLPVETVAKLSEGAEDILQLIRQGAVDMVVNTWTRGREPQRDGFRIRRGAVENGVPCLTSLDTLAGLLITLEEVTFTAEPLAR
- a CDS encoding dihydroorotase encodes the protein MDVLIKQANCYLEGKWRRVDVHVQNGVIAAIGNRLDVRGTEFVAAEGLTLLPGLIDVHVHLREPGFTAKETIASGSRAAARGGFTTIAAMPNTSPVTDTPQKIREQVEQADRDAVVKVLFYAAITHGLAGEALTDCGGLKRAGAFALTDDGVGVQSAQKMMQAMEQARATGLPLVAHCEDNSLAGDGVVHDGEVAKRLNLPAIPGEAEAAHVARDAVLAARTGVHYHVCHVSSAASVAAIRAAKQYGVHITAEVTPHHLVLTEADIPGDDARYKMNPPLRAAEDRAALIAALLDGTIDMIATDHAPHETAEKARGFRQAPFGIVGLETAFPLLYTRLVKTGVLALEQLVQRMSTIPAERFGLPGGHVRVGAVADLTLVDLKRCARVDASTFYSKSENTPFADWELQGWPVWTMVDGEIVYDAALLKTSRQHEQRKGEV
- a CDS encoding aspartate carbamoyltransferase catalytic subunit; this encodes MQSTSLLTVDELSTEAINAILERADQMARAPLGAYSDRLKGKVMVQLFYEPSTRTRCSFELAAKRLGMDVLYFDADVSSVTKGESLWDTLRTLEAMGVDTAVIRHQHNDVFDALRGKLHMRLVNAGNGTCAHPTQALLDWLTMRQTFGSLEGLTVAIVGDIRHSRVARSNVYGLKRLGARPVVSGPDVFRDKRLERLAPYVPFERALREADVVMMLRIQRERLESELKWELDDYMWQYGLTERRMELLQPQAIVMHPGPVNRGIEIDGAVVEHPRSRIASQVQNGVFVRMAVLEYVLYGTVVDDGTRNGASESISDTSGMSVMGGISDMSRMSGTSGMSETNKSGVEKGEVVRGRSHQAS